Sequence from the Arthrobacter pigmenti genome:
CGTGGGATATGGCGCCGCGGTCGAAAAGTCCGGACGCCCCACACGGCGGGCGCGCCGCGGTGCCGCGCCGACGCTACCCGCCAAGCCCGCCGATGCTCCAACCGTCGATGAGACGGCGGAGCCTGCGGCTGTACAGGACTCCTTTTCACATACTGAATCCGAGCCGGAGGCGCCCGCCAACGCAGGCGGAGCCTCAGCTGAGCGGCCGCGGTCAACACCTCCTGTGCGCAAGCTCGCGCGGGATCTGGGTGTTGACCTCGGCATACTCCAGGGGTCCGGTCCGCAGGGCCTGATCACCCGGGACGATGTGATGGCTGCACAGGGCGGCAAGAATGAGCCCGCGGGAGAATCAGCGCCCGAGGCTTCGAATGCTTCAGCGTTGTCTACCCAGCGGGAAACCCGCATCCCGATCAAGGGCGTGCGGAAGCATACTGCGGCCGCAATGGTAACGAGCGCGTTCACCGCGCCGCATGTCACCGAGTTCCTCACGGTGGACGTCACGGAGTCCATGGAGCTCCTGGCCAGGCTGAAGTCGAGCCGTGCGTTCGCGGACGTCCGCATCAATGTGCTCACGCTGGTCGCCAAAGCCCTGTGCATTGCGCTGGACCGCAACCCGACTCTCAACTCCCGCTGGGACGAAGCGGCCCAGGAGATTGTCCAGCACCACTATGTGAACCTTGGCATCGCGGCGGCAACTCCGCGTGGGCTGATGGTTCCGAATATCAAGGACGCCCAGGCGCTGGGTCTGCGCGGGCTTGCGGACGCGTTGAAGAACCTGACGGACACTGCCCGTGCGGGCAAGACCAGCCCCGCTGATCTCTCGGGCGGCACAATCTCGATCACCAATGTCGGGGTCTTCGGGATCGACGCCGGTACGCCGATTCTCAACCCGGGGGAGGCCGCGATCCTCGCCATGGGTTCAGTGCGGAAGATGCCGTGGGAACATCGGGACGAGATCGCGCTGCGGCAGGTCATGACGCTCAGCCTGTCCTTCGACCACAGGCTGGTTGACGGGGAACAGGGTTCGCGGTTCCTCGCGGACTTAGGGACCATCCTGTCCGATCCGGGCATGGTCCTTACTATGGTCTAGTTGGACCATTTACCTCGGAAGTTTTGTGCAGCTATGGTGGTTTTCACGCCGTCGAACTCACCAGAGCTGCACAAAATTTCCCGGGTTGGTGCCGGTTCTAGCGCAGTTCCAGCACCAGTTCCCGGACGACGGCGCCGCGGGCGTTAGCGAAACCCTGCGCTTCCCCGATGGTGGTGAAGCCGTACCGTTCCAGGATGCGGATGGAGTTCGTGTTGTCCGCGACGGCGCGGGCGCGTAGCGGCCGTTCCGGGAACTCTTCGAGGAAAAGGCCAACGGCCGCCGTCGTAATGCCCTGCCCCCAGCGTGCCTTGTCGATCCAGTAGCTGATTTCGGGAATGCCGTTTTCGCGGTAGGCGAGGATGCTTCCCACCACGTCGCCGTCGGAGACGATGGTGCGCACTGTGACCGTTGGATCGTTCAGGATGTCTTGCCAGTGATGGTCGAAGACGCCGCGGTCCGAGGGGTTCTTGGCGCTGAATGCGGCCATGTGGTTGGCGCTTGGGTCGAGCTGGTGGGAGAAGAACTCGTCCAAATCGGCGGGTTCGACGGCGCGTAGCGTGATCACTGGGAGCTTTCAGGTAGACGGAACAGTAAGTGCAGCACTGGAACTGTTTTGCTTATTCATCAGCGTACTAGGCACTCAGGCATCGACGTTCAGTGCCGCCCAGGCCATGTCTTCGAGGAGTTGGCGCAACTCAGCTGTATCCCTGCTGCTCTTGCGGCGGTGAGTGGAGTGCGGCGTCGAGTTGATCAGGCCGAAGGCGGCGTGCGCTTTGCGGCGAAGCTGGCTCCGGGTTGAGGCGGGGTCGAGGGTGGCCAGCGCGTCCACCCACACCTCGACGTAATTGCGCTGCAGTGAGCGGACCTCCTCCTGGTCGGCTTCCGCGAGCGAACTGAGATCCCGGTCCTGCACCCGGATGACGTTGGCATTGCGCAGGGCGAAGTCCACCTGGAATTCAATGAGGCCGCGCAGCGCCTGCTCCGGGGTGGGGGACTCGGCCACCACGGCGTTGCTTCCCTCGAGCAGATCCTCGCTGACTCCGGTCAGTAGCGCTGCGAGGACGGCGGGTTTTCCGCTGAAGTGCCGGTAGACGGCAGGGCCGCTCACGCCGGCCGCTGCCCCGAGGTCCTCAATGGAAACGCCGTTGTAGCCGCGTTCAGCGAACAGTTGTGCTGCGGCGTCGAGCAGTGCGGCGCGACGGGACGCCTTGGCCAGGCTGCGGCCGGTCATCCTGATGGGTGCTGCGGCGTCCATGCCCGCCTTCCGTATAACTGTGTACGTATTTCTGTTGGCACCCCGGAGGGCTTTACCTATTGTGGTGGACATGTCGGTTAATAGCCACTAACCTAATTTGAGTTAATGTCTACTAACTGAGCGGGTTACCGAAAGGACGTCAATGGAGACCCTGGCATCGCGCCTGGACCCTGGAGCTGACGCGTTCCGGCTAAATGATGCCGGCCAGCGCGAGCTCGCTGCCGAACTTCGTGAGCGGCTCGCGAAAACCGCGCTTGGCGGCCCCGAACGATCACGTGAACGGCACGTGGCCCGCGGCAAGCTGCTGCCGCGGGAACGCATCGATCAGTTGCTTGATCCGGGAAGCCCGTTCCTTGAGATCGCTCCGCTCGCGGCGAACGGGATGTACGACGACGAAAGCCCCGGGGCGGGCGTCATCGCCGGCATCGGGCTTGTCCACGGCCGGCATGTGCTTGTGATCTCCAATGACGCCACGGTCAAGGGCGGCACCTATTACCCGATGACCGTCAAGAAACACCTTCGTGCGCAGGAGATCGCACTGGAGAACAATCTCCCATGCGTGTACCTCGTTGACTCCGGTGGAGCGTTCCTTCCGAAGCAGGATGAGGTTTTCCCGGACCGCGAGCACTTCGGCCGGATCTTCTACAACCAGGCCACCATGTCCGCGCGGAAAATCCCGCAGATCGCTGCTGTTATGGGTTCGTGCACCGCGGGTGGGGCCTACGTCCCTGCGATGAGCGATGAGACGGTGATCGTCCGTAACCAGGGCACCATTTTCCTTGGCGGACTGCCTCTGGTGAAGGCCGCAATCGGCGAGATCGTCACTGCGGAGGAACTGGGCGGCGGCGACGTCCACGCGAAGACCTCCGGCGTCGTCGACCATCTCGCGGAGAACGATCAGCACGCACTCGAAATTGTTCGGGACATCGTCTCCACGCTGCCCCTCCCCGAAACCGCGTGGACTCCCGGGACGAGCAAGGACCCGGCTGTGGACCTGCAGAGCCTTTACGGCGCCGTGCCGGTGGACGTGAACGCACCCTATGATGCCCGCGAGGTCATCGCCCGGATCGTTGACGGCAGTCGCTTCCACGAGTTCAAGAAGGAATACGGCACCACCCTGGTCACGGGCTTCGCCTCCCTTCACGGGCACCAGGTGGGGATCGTTGCGAACAACGGCGTCCTGTTCGGCGAATCAGCTCTCAAGGGCGCCCATTTCATCGAGTTGTGTGATCAACGGGGAATTCCGCTGATCTTCCTGCAGAATCTTTCCGGGTTCATGGTTGGCCGCGACTATGAAGCAGGCGGTATAGCCAAGCACGGAGCCAAGATGGTGACCGCGGTGGCAACGTGCCGGGTGCCCAAGCTGACCGTCGTCGTCGGCGGTTCGTTCGGTGCGGGCAACTATTCAATGTGTGGCCGTGCCTACTCGCCCCGCTTCCTGTGGATGTGGCCGGCCAGCCGAATCTCGGTCATGGGTGGAAACCAGGCGTCCTCCGTGCTGAGCACGGTCAAGCGCGATCAGCTCGAGGCCCGTGGCGAAGAGTGGAGCGCCGAGGACGAGGAAGCGTTCAAGGCTCCGATCCGCGAGCAGTACGAGGCTCAGGGCAGTCCCTATTACTCGACCGCCCGCCTCTGGGACGACGGCATCATTGACCCAGCAGACACCCGCCGGGTGCTCGGCCTGGCGCTGGATGTCTGCGCCAACGCACCGCTGCCTGAGACCTCCTTCGGCCTCTTCAGGATGTGAGACCCATGAAAAACACAGCCCTCTTTGACTGCGTACTGGTTGCAAATCGCGGTGAGATTGCATGCCGCGTCATTCGCACCCTCCGCGCGCTGGGTATCCGTTCGGTGGCCGTCTACAGCGATGCCGACGCCAGCGCCCGCCATGTGGCCGAAGCGGATCTCGCGGTACGCATCGGCCCCGCGGCCCCCGCGCAGAGCTACCTGAACATCGAAGCGATTATTGCCGCCTGCAAGGCGACGGGTGCCCAGGCCGTGCATCCCGGCTACGGGTTCCTCAGCGAGAACCAGGCATTCGCACGTGCCCTCGACGACGCTGGCGTCGCGTTCATCGGACCCAAGGTGCACGCCCTCAACATCATGGGCGACAAAATCCGGTCGAAGAACCATGTGACCGGCTTCGACGTGCCTGTTGTTCCGGGCATCGCGGAGTCAGGCCTGACCGACGCGGACCTCATTGCTGCGGCGCCGCAGGTTGGCTACCCGCTGTTGATCAAGCCGTCGGCAGGCGGCGGCGGCAAGGGTATGCATGTGGTGGAGCGTCCCGAGGACCTCCCTTTCACGCTCGAAACCGCGCGGCGCGTCGCAGCTTCGGCCTTCGGCGATGACACGCTGTTCCTGGAGCGGCTGGTTCGCACGCCGCGCCATATCGAGGTTCAGGTGCTGGCGGACGCGTACGGGAACGTCATTCACTTGGGGGAGCGGGAGTGCTCCCTGCAGCGCAGGCACCAAAAAGTCATTGAGGAAGCACCGTCCGCGCTGCTCGATGAGGCGACCCGGGCGCGTATCGGTGAAGCGGCGTGCAACGCGGCACGCAGCGTCGACTACGTCGGCGCAGGCACAGTGGAGTTCCTGGTCTCGGACGAGGCCCCGGACGAGTTCTTCTTCATGGAAATGAACACCCGCCTGCAGGTGGAGCATCCGGTGACGGAAATGGTCACGGGCGTGGATCTCGTTGAATGGCAGGTACGTATCGCGGCAGGGGAAAAGCTGACCCTCGCCCAGGACGACGTCGTACTGACCGGCCACGCGGTTGAGGCGCGTGTGTACGCGGAAGACGCTGAGGCTGGCTTCCTGCCCTCGGCGGGCACCGTCGTCGGGCTCTCTGAACCGCAGGGCGAGGGTGTGCGCGTGGATAGTTCGCTGCTGCCCGGGCTGGAGGTGTCGCCCACCTATGACCCCATGCTCTCGAAGGTCATCGCCTGGGCGCCGTCCCGGCCAGAGGCGCTTGATCGTCTGGACACAGCGCTCGCAGGCACACAGATCGCGGGATTGCGGACCAACGTCGAATACCTGCGCCTACTGATCAACGACGACGACGTCCGCGCCGGCAAGCTCGACACCACCATGATCGAGCGCAAGCTTCCCGATCTCACCTTCCGGGCACCCACGGATGCCGAGATCGCTGCGGCGGCCGCATTGCTGTCCGCACCGGATGCGTCGGCAACCGGTGCGTCGGCCGATTCACCGTGGTCCCGCGGAGACGGCTGGCGGATCGGTGGTGCCCATGTCGGCATTCCAGTGCAGCTGGAGGTCGGGAGTTCCACCGTCCGCAAAGTGACGCTCACACGGGACGGCGACGTTTCCCGCGTTGATGTCAACGGCACAGTGTTCCCGGTGTCCCTCCTTCCTGGCGGCCCGGACACCGTGCCGCTCCGCGCCGTCGTTGACGGCGTCACACTGTCCACCCGGTTCGTGACCGCCGGATCCACTCTCTGGCTCACGGACGCGGGCTGGTCCGTGCCCGTGCGCAGGCTCTCGCGGCAGGAGATCCTGCAGGCGCAGCTGGCCTCGATCGCCCGTGCCGAAGGGACAGCGGATCCCGAGGTTCGTTCGCCGATGCCGGGCACCGTGATCACGGTGAACGTGGCCGACGGCGACACCGTCGAGGAAGGTCAGGTCCTGCTGAGCGTCGAGGCAATGAAAATGGAGCACCAGTTGACCGCCGCCGTCACGGGAACGGTGGTCATCAACCTGAGCCCGGGCGATCTGGTTTCCGCAAACCAGGTGGTCGCGCGTATCCACCCCGAGCAGTCAGACACCCCCACAGAACAGGAAGAGCCCACATCATGAATTTCGAACTGAGCGAGGAATACCAGGATCTCGTCGATACCGTCCGTGACTTCGCCGACCAGGTTGTGGCACCGGTCTCGGCGAAGCACGACGAGGAACACAGCTTCCCGTATGAGGTCATCGCGCAGATGGGGGAGATGGGCCTGTTCGGGCTCCCCTTCCCCGAACAGTACGGCGGCATGGACGGCGACTACTTCGCGCTGTGCCTTGCGCTGGAGCAGATCGCCCGCGTTGACCAGTCCGTCGCGATCACCCTTGAGGCAGGCGTGTCCCTCGGCGCGATGCCGATCTTCCGCTTTGGCACCCAGGAGCAGAAGCAGCACTGGCTGCCGCAGCTGACCAGCGGCGAGGCGCTTGCCGGATTCGGGCTGACGGAGTCCGAGGCAGGCTCGGACGCGTCCGGGACGAAAACCAACGCAAAGCTGGTTGATGGCGAGTGGATCATCAACGGCACCAAGGAATTCATCACCAACTCGGGTACGGACATCACCCGGCTCGTGACGGTTACCGCGGTCA
This genomic interval carries:
- a CDS encoding dihydrolipoamide acetyltransferase family protein, giving the protein MIKEFRLPDLGEGLTESEIVSWHVAVGDTVELNQVIADVETAKAVVELPSPYAGVVAKLHEQPGTVVEVGAPIVSFDIPGGEAETAAPDDDAAPAKREPNLVGYGAAVEKSGRPTRRARRGAAPTLPAKPADAPTVDETAEPAAVQDSFSHTESEPEAPANAGGASAERPRSTPPVRKLARDLGVDLGILQGSGPQGLITRDDVMAAQGGKNEPAGESAPEASNASALSTQRETRIPIKGVRKHTAAAMVTSAFTAPHVTEFLTVDVTESMELLARLKSSRAFADVRINVLTLVAKALCIALDRNPTLNSRWDEAAQEIVQHHYVNLGIAAATPRGLMVPNIKDAQALGLRGLADALKNLTDTARAGKTSPADLSGGTISITNVGVFGIDAGTPILNPGEAAILAMGSVRKMPWEHRDEIALRQVMTLSLSFDHRLVDGEQGSRFLADLGTILSDPGMVLTMV
- a CDS encoding biotin carboxylase N-terminal domain-containing protein; translated protein: MKNTALFDCVLVANRGEIACRVIRTLRALGIRSVAVYSDADASARHVAEADLAVRIGPAAPAQSYLNIEAIIAACKATGAQAVHPGYGFLSENQAFARALDDAGVAFIGPKVHALNIMGDKIRSKNHVTGFDVPVVPGIAESGLTDADLIAAAPQVGYPLLIKPSAGGGGKGMHVVERPEDLPFTLETARRVAASAFGDDTLFLERLVRTPRHIEVQVLADAYGNVIHLGERECSLQRRHQKVIEEAPSALLDEATRARIGEAACNAARSVDYVGAGTVEFLVSDEAPDEFFFMEMNTRLQVEHPVTEMVTGVDLVEWQVRIAAGEKLTLAQDDVVLTGHAVEARVYAEDAEAGFLPSAGTVVGLSEPQGEGVRVDSSLLPGLEVSPTYDPMLSKVIAWAPSRPEALDRLDTALAGTQIAGLRTNVEYLRLLINDDDVRAGKLDTTMIERKLPDLTFRAPTDAEIAAAAALLSAPDASATGASADSPWSRGDGWRIGGAHVGIPVQLEVGSSTVRKVTLTRDGDVSRVDVNGTVFPVSLLPGGPDTVPLRAVVDGVTLSTRFVTAGSTLWLTDAGWSVPVRRLSRQEILQAQLASIARAEGTADPEVRSPMPGTVITVNVADGDTVEEGQVLLSVEAMKMEHQLTAAVTGTVVINLSPGDLVSANQVVARIHPEQSDTPTEQEEPTS
- a CDS encoding TetR/AcrR family transcriptional regulator; the protein is MDAAAPIRMTGRSLAKASRRAALLDAAAQLFAERGYNGVSIEDLGAAAGVSGPAVYRHFSGKPAVLAALLTGVSEDLLEGSNAVVAESPTPEQALRGLIEFQVDFALRNANVIRVQDRDLSSLAEADQEEVRSLQRNYVEVWVDALATLDPASTRSQLRRKAHAAFGLINSTPHSTHRRKSSRDTAELRQLLEDMAWAALNVDA
- a CDS encoding carboxyl transferase domain-containing protein, yielding METLASRLDPGADAFRLNDAGQRELAAELRERLAKTALGGPERSRERHVARGKLLPRERIDQLLDPGSPFLEIAPLAANGMYDDESPGAGVIAGIGLVHGRHVLVISNDATVKGGTYYPMTVKKHLRAQEIALENNLPCVYLVDSGGAFLPKQDEVFPDREHFGRIFYNQATMSARKIPQIAAVMGSCTAGGAYVPAMSDETVIVRNQGTIFLGGLPLVKAAIGEIVTAEELGGGDVHAKTSGVVDHLAENDQHALEIVRDIVSTLPLPETAWTPGTSKDPAVDLQSLYGAVPVDVNAPYDAREVIARIVDGSRFHEFKKEYGTTLVTGFASLHGHQVGIVANNGVLFGESALKGAHFIELCDQRGIPLIFLQNLSGFMVGRDYEAGGIAKHGAKMVTAVATCRVPKLTVVVGGSFGAGNYSMCGRAYSPRFLWMWPASRISVMGGNQASSVLSTVKRDQLEARGEEWSAEDEEAFKAPIREQYEAQGSPYYSTARLWDDGIIDPADTRRVLGLALDVCANAPLPETSFGLFRM
- a CDS encoding GNAT family N-acetyltransferase produces the protein MITLRAVEPADLDEFFSHQLDPSANHMAAFSAKNPSDRGVFDHHWQDILNDPTVTVRTIVSDGDVVGSILAYRENGIPEISYWIDKARWGQGITTAAVGLFLEEFPERPLRARAVADNTNSIRILERYGFTTIGEAQGFANARGAVVRELVLELR